Proteins co-encoded in one Hemibagrus wyckioides isolate EC202008001 linkage group LG26, SWU_Hwy_1.0, whole genome shotgun sequence genomic window:
- the arl13b gene encoding ADP-ribosylation factor-like protein 13B isoform X1, whose protein sequence is MFSLMANCCSWLKRWREPVRKVTLVMVGLDNAGKTATVRGIQGESPLDVAPTVGFSKVDLKQGKFEVTIFDLGGGKRIRGIWKNYYSESYGVVFVVDSSDVQRIQETRETMAEVLRHPRIAGKPVLVLANKQDQDGAMAEADIIESLSLEKLVNENKCLCQIEPCSAVLGYGKKIDKSIKNGLNWLLNNIAKDYDAITERVQRDTAEQRIQEDQDKKERAERVKRIREERDRQEREEAEKTGRQIKEEESEDADMSNPFQPINHIVEENENKLKKEMEMKTQGDEAMQDGVVEPVSKQEDEEEEDEEEHDEEESERQTPESPESGPTDQTKKKIKKIRLKRKNRVDPLIIDDAAKSPTPPPAPVGWATPKVSRLPKLEPLGDTRRSDFYGKPLPPVAIRQRPNGETHDVIS, encoded by the exons ATGTTCAGTCTGATGgcgaactgctgcagctggctGAAACGGTGGAGAGAGCCTGTCAG GAAGGTGACACTGGTGATGGTGGGACTGGACAATGCTGGGAAAACTGCCACAGTACGGGGCATCCAAGGAG AGAGTCCTCTAGATGTGGCTCCAACGGTAGGCTTCTCCAAAGTGGACCTAAAGCAGGGCAAGTTCGAGGTCACCATCTTCGACCTCGGTGGGGGGAAGCGGATCCGGGGCATCTGGAAGAACTACTACTCCGAGTCGTACGGCGTGGTGTTCGTGGTGGACTCGAGCGATGTGCAGAGGATCCAAGAGACCAGAGAGACCATGGCAGAAGTGCTGCGACACCCTCGCATCGCTGGCAAACCTGTGCTAGT GCTGGCCAACAAGCAGGACCAAGACGGCGCGATGGCTGAAGCCGACATCATCGAGAGCCTGTCACTGGAAAAGCTCGTGAATGAGAACAAGTGTCTCTGTCAGATT GAACCATGCTCAGCGGTCCTGGGCTACGGTAAGAAGATAGACAAATCCATCAAGAACGGCCTGAACTGGCTCCTGAACAACATCGCCAAGGACTACGATGCAATCACAGAGCGCGTTCAGAGGGACACGGCCGAGCAGCGCATACAGGAGGATCAGGATAAGAAGGAGAGAGCGGAGCGAGTCAAACGCATCCGAGAGGAGAG agacagacaggagcgTGAAGAGGCGGAGAAAACAGGCAGACAAATAAAGGAGGAGGAGTCTGAGGATGCTGATATGTCCAACCCATTCCAGCCGATAAACCATATTGTTGAAGAG AATGAAAACAAGttgaaaaaagaaatggaaatgaaaacgCAAGGAGACGAGGCCATGCAGGACGGCGTCGTGGAGCCTGTGAGCAAACAGgaagacgaggaggaggaggacgaggaagaACACGATGAGGAAGAGAGCGAAAGACAGACGCCAGAGAGCCCAGAATCAG GTCCAACAGACCAGACCAAAAAGAAGATCAAGAAAATACGGCTCAAGAGGAAAAACAGAGTCGACCCTCTGATAATAGACGACGCAGCCAAGAGCCCGACTCCACCTCCCGCACCTG TTGGATGGGCTACTCCCAAAGTTTCTAGACTCCCCAAGCTCGAACCTCTTGGAGATACAAGGCGTTCCG ATTTCTATGGCAAGCCCCTCCCACCTGTAGCAATTAGACAGAGACCAAACGGCGAAACCCATGATGTCATTTCCTag
- the arl13b gene encoding ADP-ribosylation factor-like protein 13B isoform X4 has product MFSLMANCCSWLKRWREPVRKVTLVMVGLDNAGKTATVRGIQGESPLDVAPTVGFSKVDLKQGKFEVTIFDLGGGKRIRGIWKNYYSESYGVVFVVDSSDVQRIQETRETMAEVLRHPRIAGKPVLVLANKQDQDGAMAEADIIESLSLEKLVNENKCLCQIEPCSAVLGYGKKIDKSIKNGLNWLLNNIAKDYDAITERVQRDTAEQRIQEDQDKKERAERVKRIREERDRQEREEAEKTGRQIKEEESEDADMSNPFQPINHIVEENENKLKKEMEMKTQGDEAMQDGVVEPVSKQEDEEEEDEEEHDEEESERQTPESPESGPTDQTKKKIKKIRLKRKNRVDPLIIDDAAKSPTPPPAPARGV; this is encoded by the exons ATGTTCAGTCTGATGgcgaactgctgcagctggctGAAACGGTGGAGAGAGCCTGTCAG GAAGGTGACACTGGTGATGGTGGGACTGGACAATGCTGGGAAAACTGCCACAGTACGGGGCATCCAAGGAG AGAGTCCTCTAGATGTGGCTCCAACGGTAGGCTTCTCCAAAGTGGACCTAAAGCAGGGCAAGTTCGAGGTCACCATCTTCGACCTCGGTGGGGGGAAGCGGATCCGGGGCATCTGGAAGAACTACTACTCCGAGTCGTACGGCGTGGTGTTCGTGGTGGACTCGAGCGATGTGCAGAGGATCCAAGAGACCAGAGAGACCATGGCAGAAGTGCTGCGACACCCTCGCATCGCTGGCAAACCTGTGCTAGT GCTGGCCAACAAGCAGGACCAAGACGGCGCGATGGCTGAAGCCGACATCATCGAGAGCCTGTCACTGGAAAAGCTCGTGAATGAGAACAAGTGTCTCTGTCAGATT GAACCATGCTCAGCGGTCCTGGGCTACGGTAAGAAGATAGACAAATCCATCAAGAACGGCCTGAACTGGCTCCTGAACAACATCGCCAAGGACTACGATGCAATCACAGAGCGCGTTCAGAGGGACACGGCCGAGCAGCGCATACAGGAGGATCAGGATAAGAAGGAGAGAGCGGAGCGAGTCAAACGCATCCGAGAGGAGAG agacagacaggagcgTGAAGAGGCGGAGAAAACAGGCAGACAAATAAAGGAGGAGGAGTCTGAGGATGCTGATATGTCCAACCCATTCCAGCCGATAAACCATATTGTTGAAGAG AATGAAAACAAGttgaaaaaagaaatggaaatgaaaacgCAAGGAGACGAGGCCATGCAGGACGGCGTCGTGGAGCCTGTGAGCAAACAGgaagacgaggaggaggaggacgaggaagaACACGATGAGGAAGAGAGCGAAAGACAGACGCCAGAGAGCCCAGAATCAG GTCCAACAGACCAGACCAAAAAGAAGATCAAGAAAATACGGCTCAAGAGGAAAAACAGAGTCGACCCTCTGATAATAGACGACGCAGCCAAGAGCCCGACTCCACCTCCCGCACCTG CCCGCGGCGTGTAA
- the arl13b gene encoding ADP-ribosylation factor-like protein 13B isoform X3 — MFSLMANCCSWLKRWREPVRKVTLVMVGLDNAGKTATVRGIQGESPLDVAPTVGFSKVDLKQGKFEVTIFDLGGGKRIRGIWKNYYSESYGVVFVVDSSDVQRIQETRETMAEVLRHPRIAGKPVLVLANKQDQDGAMAEADIIESLSLEKLVNENKCLCQIEPCSAVLGYGKKIDKSIKNGLNWLLNNIAKDYDAITERVQRDTAEQRIQEDQDKKERAERVKRIREERDRQEREEAEKTGRQIKEEESEDADMSNPFQPINHIVEENENKLKKEMEMKTQGDEAMQDGVVEPVSKQEDEEEEDEEEHDEEESERQTPESPESGPTDQTKKKIKKIRLKRKNRVDPLIIDDAAKSPTPPPAPDFYGKPLPPVAIRQRPNGETHDVIS, encoded by the exons ATGTTCAGTCTGATGgcgaactgctgcagctggctGAAACGGTGGAGAGAGCCTGTCAG GAAGGTGACACTGGTGATGGTGGGACTGGACAATGCTGGGAAAACTGCCACAGTACGGGGCATCCAAGGAG AGAGTCCTCTAGATGTGGCTCCAACGGTAGGCTTCTCCAAAGTGGACCTAAAGCAGGGCAAGTTCGAGGTCACCATCTTCGACCTCGGTGGGGGGAAGCGGATCCGGGGCATCTGGAAGAACTACTACTCCGAGTCGTACGGCGTGGTGTTCGTGGTGGACTCGAGCGATGTGCAGAGGATCCAAGAGACCAGAGAGACCATGGCAGAAGTGCTGCGACACCCTCGCATCGCTGGCAAACCTGTGCTAGT GCTGGCCAACAAGCAGGACCAAGACGGCGCGATGGCTGAAGCCGACATCATCGAGAGCCTGTCACTGGAAAAGCTCGTGAATGAGAACAAGTGTCTCTGTCAGATT GAACCATGCTCAGCGGTCCTGGGCTACGGTAAGAAGATAGACAAATCCATCAAGAACGGCCTGAACTGGCTCCTGAACAACATCGCCAAGGACTACGATGCAATCACAGAGCGCGTTCAGAGGGACACGGCCGAGCAGCGCATACAGGAGGATCAGGATAAGAAGGAGAGAGCGGAGCGAGTCAAACGCATCCGAGAGGAGAG agacagacaggagcgTGAAGAGGCGGAGAAAACAGGCAGACAAATAAAGGAGGAGGAGTCTGAGGATGCTGATATGTCCAACCCATTCCAGCCGATAAACCATATTGTTGAAGAG AATGAAAACAAGttgaaaaaagaaatggaaatgaaaacgCAAGGAGACGAGGCCATGCAGGACGGCGTCGTGGAGCCTGTGAGCAAACAGgaagacgaggaggaggaggacgaggaagaACACGATGAGGAAGAGAGCGAAAGACAGACGCCAGAGAGCCCAGAATCAG GTCCAACAGACCAGACCAAAAAGAAGATCAAGAAAATACGGCTCAAGAGGAAAAACAGAGTCGACCCTCTGATAATAGACGACGCAGCCAAGAGCCCGACTCCACCTCCCGCACCTG ATTTCTATGGCAAGCCCCTCCCACCTGTAGCAATTAGACAGAGACCAAACGGCGAAACCCATGATGTCATTTCCTag
- the arl13b gene encoding ADP-ribosylation factor-like protein 13B isoform X2: MFSLMANCCSWLKRWREPVRKVTLVMVGLDNAGKTATVRGIQGESPLDVAPTVGFSKVDLKQGKFEVTIFDLGGGKRIRGIWKNYYSESYGVVFVVDSSDVQRIQETRETMAEVLRHPRIAGKPVLVLANKQDQDGAMAEADIIESLSLEKLVNENKCLCQIEPCSAVLGYGKKIDKSIKNGLNWLLNNIAKDYDAITERVQRDTAEQRIQEDQDKKERAERVKRIREERDRQEREEAEKTGRQIKEEESEDADMSNPFQPINHIVEENENKLKKEMEMKTQGDEAMQDGVVEPVSKQEDEEEEDEEEHDEEESERQTPESPESGPTDQTKKKIKKIRLKRKNRVDPLIIDDAAKSPTPPPAPVGWATPKVSRLPKLEPLGDTRRSARGV; encoded by the exons ATGTTCAGTCTGATGgcgaactgctgcagctggctGAAACGGTGGAGAGAGCCTGTCAG GAAGGTGACACTGGTGATGGTGGGACTGGACAATGCTGGGAAAACTGCCACAGTACGGGGCATCCAAGGAG AGAGTCCTCTAGATGTGGCTCCAACGGTAGGCTTCTCCAAAGTGGACCTAAAGCAGGGCAAGTTCGAGGTCACCATCTTCGACCTCGGTGGGGGGAAGCGGATCCGGGGCATCTGGAAGAACTACTACTCCGAGTCGTACGGCGTGGTGTTCGTGGTGGACTCGAGCGATGTGCAGAGGATCCAAGAGACCAGAGAGACCATGGCAGAAGTGCTGCGACACCCTCGCATCGCTGGCAAACCTGTGCTAGT GCTGGCCAACAAGCAGGACCAAGACGGCGCGATGGCTGAAGCCGACATCATCGAGAGCCTGTCACTGGAAAAGCTCGTGAATGAGAACAAGTGTCTCTGTCAGATT GAACCATGCTCAGCGGTCCTGGGCTACGGTAAGAAGATAGACAAATCCATCAAGAACGGCCTGAACTGGCTCCTGAACAACATCGCCAAGGACTACGATGCAATCACAGAGCGCGTTCAGAGGGACACGGCCGAGCAGCGCATACAGGAGGATCAGGATAAGAAGGAGAGAGCGGAGCGAGTCAAACGCATCCGAGAGGAGAG agacagacaggagcgTGAAGAGGCGGAGAAAACAGGCAGACAAATAAAGGAGGAGGAGTCTGAGGATGCTGATATGTCCAACCCATTCCAGCCGATAAACCATATTGTTGAAGAG AATGAAAACAAGttgaaaaaagaaatggaaatgaaaacgCAAGGAGACGAGGCCATGCAGGACGGCGTCGTGGAGCCTGTGAGCAAACAGgaagacgaggaggaggaggacgaggaagaACACGATGAGGAAGAGAGCGAAAGACAGACGCCAGAGAGCCCAGAATCAG GTCCAACAGACCAGACCAAAAAGAAGATCAAGAAAATACGGCTCAAGAGGAAAAACAGAGTCGACCCTCTGATAATAGACGACGCAGCCAAGAGCCCGACTCCACCTCCCGCACCTG TTGGATGGGCTACTCCCAAAGTTTCTAGACTCCCCAAGCTCGAACCTCTTGGAGATACAAGGCGTTCCG CCCGCGGCGTGTAA